TACACAAGTGGTCATGCACCAAAGTACCATTATTTTTCAATAGGTTTGTTGTTCATGATCAGAATAATAAAACTGACTGTTCAGTTTTTAGGATGAAACTCTTAATTAAAATGTTGCCAATCATTGGGCTTGGTCAACCTTCAGGTACCTCTTTTTGAGAAAACGTTCATTTTCTGTACAAATGCTTCCCAGTGgttcagattttctgttttttttgcatCATATCCATGCTGTTTTTGGACGACTGTAAAtctgaaagaataaaaatgtaaagagaaaCATAAATACCAAATATTTGTAACAAGCAGCCCATTATTATTGGATCAGAACAAatggatcatttaaaaaactcccaaattgaaaatgtaacaatcattttctttttttttgtcacatttctcAAGAAATACCAGGTTGTAAATAGTACAGGGTCCCTGCCTCCTCCATATAAAGACTACATTAAACAGCAGCTCCTGCTACTCGACATATTACCTTCTCCTGGTAGCCTCGCCGAGTCATTCTTTCTGCCTCATGTCGCACCTCTTCCTCGTGGTGCCTCTCTGCCTCTCTTTCTGCTTCCTCATCCTCTGCTCTCTGAATAAGGGCCTTGTGGTACCTTCGGTTTCGCTCAGTAATCTGTGCCATGGAAAGGAAACCATTTCAGTGTTTGGAGGGGGggtaaaaaaaagactgaaattcaGTTCATGTGCAGCTTCTTCCTCTTTTTGAAAAAAGCCATTTCAAATGTACATcctccaaaaattttttttactagTGTTTACAACTTGGAAAAGAACAGCATTAATTGACCATGTTTCTGAATTGTGGCAAGTCCCGTTTATCCACATACATGGCAACAGTTAAAGCCCTTGGTGTCTTCATAAACATCATTTGAAAATTGTATTGGACACTACCCTCATAACACAGCATAAAATACCCCAAAACATGGACTTTAACAAACCAGATGTTGGGGTGCTAAATACAGCAAGAAATAATCAAAAGAAAAGGCAAAGTAGTAAAACGAAACAACACCAGGTGCCACATTGAGCCTATTAAAACAACATTCCAAGCCTATGTGTGTGTACAAATGCAAGTGGATGGTCTATTCAACCCGATACACTGTGCCACAGACATGGGGCAGTTCTCATGGGTACTTCCAACGCATCTCCCAGCCAGTTTTAAGCCTTGCTCaactctcctcctgactctggagTCTTCTGGCCCCCCAAACACTCCCAGACTCTAATCACAAGAGATGTGTCCAAGAAGGAAGTTCACTCAATAGTCACAAACCCCTCATCCAACCAATGGCACACCCACGGGTTACTAACCATTCATTCCCTCTGGTCTTTGTGGATCCTGCATCCCTAATTTTTATTAATGGACCCATATCCTAACTGCTCATTAAACCCTTCAGTAGGTTCCTCTGTTCCTAACCATACCCCTCTTCTGCACTTGTCACCTGGCTATTTGGAGGGGTTTGTTCCACCTCTTTGTTATTCTCTCCAATATTTTGGATGATCTCCACCTACCTCTAATGGTGTTTCACCCACATTGTACTGTGACACCATCTAAAGACCAGTGATCCACTTTGCTTGATCGTAgatcctttcctttccttcccAGCTGCCTCCTTATGTCATATTTAGCATTGGTACCTCCCCTATCAGCTAGCATTTATTAGCCAAAATGCATGCCTGAAGTATACCGACCTTTACCAGCCCAGGTCTGACCCCTTTTTTACCCCCTTACTTTGGCATACCTGCTCGGACAGCTCCAGTCTGCGTGCAGTCTTCACCTCGTCTTCCTTCACTTTCTCTCTTGCAGTCATCCTCCTTTCTAGTTCGAGCTGTCTGATAAGCTCTTCACGTCGCAGCACAGACTCCTCCTGAGCTTGCCGATTCTTCTTCATGCGCTCCTCCAGTTGCTCATGCCTACCTGCCATCACCTGAGAGGAAGATGACAGTTGGCATATTGGActccacttaattttttttttttttgcacatctgTGCCGTACATGACAATGAATGGAGGCCTGCAAAGTTCAGTTAGCAGTTCGTCCCTCACCTCTTGCATGAGACGTGTTCTcgctcttctttctttctcccatTCAGCCTCCCGCTTTTCCCACATTCTCTGGGCCTCCTCCCTATAACATAGTCAATTGTTAACAAGACACTGGCCTGCCTCATGCAGAAATACACAGAACCCAGAGAAGTGCTAGCTCAATGCTGACCTGTACAGCATGTCAAACTCAGCCTCCCGTTCTTTCTCCAGTGCCAACTGCTCTTCAATCACTTGCTTCATCCAAGCAGCGTCAGCTATGGCTCGCTCTCGCTGTGCTGCATGCAGCTTTACTTCTTCTTGCTCTCTGCGTAGAAGTGCCTGTAGTATAGAATGATCTGACtcctgaagaagaaagaagatttcACATCAGTAGTGCAACCTCTGCTCTCTCATAGGTGGGACACAAACAGAGGGACTTTCCTCTACACTGACTatcctaaataaataaacgtgCAACTCTACATCACTAGAATTACTTAATATATCATAAAAGGAAGTATGAGGGGAGGAAGTGCTTCCTAGTTTgactatccattttctaaacccactctTTTTCACCAGCTCCCCACAGCCCTGTAATGGAGTCCTCCTCAGCAACAAGAGAACGAGCCTGCAAATACACTAATCAATTACAACATTAAACCACATGTCCCATACTGTGTAGCTTCCTCTCATGCCACCAGTAGAGCTCTGACCCGTCAAGGAAAGGaatccacaagacctctgaaggtgtcctgtggtatctcaAATCAAGACATTACCAGCAAACCCTTTAAGTCCTATAAGCAGGGTCTCCATgaatcagacttgtttttccagcacattccaCACAAACTCAACGGGATTGAAAGCTGGGGAATTTGGGGGCCAAGTCAACACCCTGAAtgctttgtcatgttcctcattatcctgctaaaagagggtgtacgtggtctgcaacaatctttaagtacatggtatgtgtcaaagtaacattcatATTAATGAATGCCAGGACTCATGGTTTCACAGCATAACACTACCCAGAGCATTACACTCCTCCACCAGCTTGCCTTCTTCACATACTACATCCTGCTTGCATCTCTTCTCCAAGTAAACAACAAGCACACACCCGGCCTCCCATGTGATCtgtaagaaaacacaattcatcaAACCAGGCCACCTTTTTCCATTACTTCATGGTCCAGTTTTGATACTCACATGTACATTGTAGGCACTTTGGGTGGTGGACAGGGGTAAACACAGGCGCTCTGATAGGTCTGCAGCTACGtagtgatgcactgtgtgttctgacacctttctctaatGGAGAGCATTCAGTTTTCAGCAATTTGCACTACAGTAGCTCatctgtgggatcagaccagatgggctagcctttgctccccacgcacatcaatgagccttgggtcATGTGGATGGGCACCCTTTTGTTGGTTACCTGTTGTCCATCCTTTGACCagttttggtaggtactaaccactgcttACTGGGAACACACCAAAGACCCGTCATGTTGGAAATGATCTGACCCAGGGCATCTAGCCTTCTCAGTCCCATGTCACCCTTGGGCATTCTTCCTGCTTCCAACAGATCACTTTAAAGGACTGGTTGTCTGCTTGCTGTCAAATATATCGCACTCCTTGACAGGTTCCATTATAACAAGGTAATCAATGCTAGTCACTTCATCAGGGagtggttttaatgttttagCTGATCAGTGTACACTAGCCCATTAAGTGCCCAATCACAGCTGGTTCACCCATCTTTAGAATATGTGAGGAAACAAGTGCAAACATGGAGGAAGACACATGAAGTGACACAAGCCAGCACATGAACCAAGGTATCTGAAGCTGTACAGCAGTACTGTGTCActattgctttaaaaatgttttcggTAATGCCATAATCAGAAGTTTTATTGAGATGGATAGCCGATCGTGGGCAAAACTTTACTTGTGGGATATGGATGAGGGTGGTCTGGTAACTGAACAATGGCTGGCACTGCATCCCAAACTATTAAAGTAAACGAACTTAGAAATAGTCCTTCAGTACTTACCAGCTCTTCTTGCACCTGCTGAGCCCTTCGCTTAAGCTGTGCTCGGTACTGACGAGTGAGAAATCGTCTAAAAAGAAGAAAGTTACAGTCACTTTTGTATAGTTCTCTTTTTCACAAGGATAGACTTCATCCTGGTTCTCGGTTTAACTGCTCCATCTGTCTTCATCCCTGTCGTGACTGTTCCCATGCCTCCAAAAGTGGACAAATggatagacagacaaacagaaaggAAGACACACACTCCTTTCTTCATACCCAAGCTCAGATTTTTTCCTTTGCTCCTCTAGCTGTCTCCTCTCCTCCTCCAGGACTTCAATCTCCCTTTGCTGGGCAGCCAGATTTGCCTCCTCCTTCTTCAGCTGTTCtgcctgaaataaaatgaatccaAAAATGTCTTCTGCACCATTGAGACCTCACATTAAACACCTTAGCATATCACCTGTTTTAGCCAGTGGATAAGAAAAGCTACGCAGCCTCTTGTAAGGCATACCAGTGATGCTAAAAGAAACACCTTGTTAGGCGTGTTGCAGGTAATTTTAGATAAAACCTTGAAGTAGAAGACAAGCACAAAGGAGTAACTGGTGTGAGCTCTTCCACATCATGGAAATGATTGCTGTGTCAGAGGaacactgtacaaaaataaaaaagtgttggTAATGAACTAGAATGGGGGCTAACACGGTACATCAAATAGTTACTGCTGGGTAACAAGAATTTACTAAGGTGCGCAAGTAGCTATGTCTTGCACACACAGTTTAGTTGTCAGTTACGGTGTAAAAAGGTCTTAACAAAAAGGTGCGATTTGATCTTAAAAATACTTACCAATGTCAACTTTTCAATAAGGCCTACCCATCATACATATAttacttatttactgtatggCAGGCGGGTTTACCTAAAGTAACTTGCAACATTGAGATACAATGAGTTTTAGTAGGatgcaaagccttaaccactataccacactgctTATTAGTCACTAGAACGTCATAAAAAGACATTAATAAAGACTTTGCATTACACACAGCAGCAGTAACTGACTAACAGATGCATTTATAACAAGCCCACCTCTCAAGTATTACAGTAGTGTTTAACAGCAGCAGATTTTCATGCTGTCCAAGTATGCTTGgacaatagatttttttttttggaagatgaataattccaaatttcCTTGAAAAAAAAGTCCCTACTCTTACATTTATCCAAGTgcatttcaaatgtaaaaattCAAAATGTCAGTCATGTGTGGCAAGTTCCTTGTTAATCCACAACATAAGTATGCAATTATACACCATATGCAAGGTGAAAAAGGCATCCCAAAATGCTTTACTATGAACAAATCTACGATATATTTACATTAAGAGTCAAGGGACCTTATTGGTTTGATCTGGTATGGAATATATAGTAAATTTATGGAAGCAGCCCTCCTATTAATTTTTTATCTCATgtttttccaaaaagaaagtcaTATACCATGGCATAAATGCATGGAAAGAGTCCGATTGAAAACAGAATGCATGCGTTTTATACTGAAGGAATTTAAGCAGTTTCCAAACAAATCACCggtctactgtttttttttttccttgagtcAACTGTCTAGCAAACTCATCAGTTTGCCACTTACCTCCA
This genomic window from Polypterus senegalus isolate Bchr_013 chromosome 12, ASM1683550v1, whole genome shotgun sequence contains:
- the LOC120540752 gene encoding trichoplein keratin filament-binding protein: MALPTLTSHWSNRIHTLEERIARQREQEARFRQQWEQHYRYFKDHDVRSSKQAQWSSRQSYQKSMSAFHRDRIREEKKRSLEERRARLRALLKEECDILEAELQDILPTSASLAREMESKTERLKSAREERRKMVAQELLQDHWRKNNPELRQVESELHKNHVVGKWVTQIEDKRQQDELEQEEQKRFENEYERTRREAMERMKQEEEWRKESEKQRAEVLVQQMEELRLREVEAEQLKKEEANLAAQQREIEVLEEERRQLEEQRKKSELGRFLTRQYRAQLKRRAQQVQEELESDHSILQALLRREQEEVKLHAAQRERAIADAAWMKQVIEEQLALEKEREAEFDMLYREEAQRMWEKREAEWEKERRARTRLMQEVMAGRHEQLEERMKKNRQAQEESVLRREELIRQLELERRMTAREKVKEDEVKTARRLELSEQITERNRRYHKALIQRAEDEEAEREAERHHEEEVRHEAERMTRRGYQEKIYSRPKTAWI